In one Mauremys mutica isolate MM-2020 ecotype Southern chromosome 3, ASM2049712v1, whole genome shotgun sequence genomic region, the following are encoded:
- the SOX7 gene encoding transcription factor SOX-7, translating to MAALPGSCPWSQSLECPGRAAALPEGLSPPAAHRSPGEKGSEPRIRRPMNAFMVWAKDERKRLAAQNPDLHNAELSKMLGKSWKSLSPSQKRPYVEEAERLRVQHMQDYPNYKYRPRRKKQVKRICKRVDPGFLLGNLSRDQNSVPEKGACGRTVGEKEGQGEYSPGPVLQSIRGYREAQASRGSSTSMDTYPYGLPTPPEMSPLDVIDPEQSFFSSPCPEEHHHPDVTGAPYSPEYSPSPLQCNHHPLGPMAIPQPSTSMIPPIPSCPPPPPTYYTPAFHPIHPPTLHAHLGQLSPPPEHHGFDSLDQLSQAELLGEMDRNEFDQYLNTPGHSDHSGVIINGHVQVSQVAGGSPSTETSLISVLADATATYYNNYSVS from the exons aTGGCTGCCCTGCCGGGCTCCTGCCCGTGGTCCCAGAGCCTGGAGTGCCCCGGGCGGGCGGCGGCGCTCCCGGAGGGGCTGTCCCCGCCGGCCGCGCACCGCTCCCCGGGGGAGAAGGGCTCGGAGCCCCGCATCCGGAGACCCATGAACGCCTTCATGGTGTGGGCGAAGGACGAGCGGAAGCGGCTGGCGGCGCAGAACCCGGACCTGCACAACGCGGAGCTCAGCAAGATGCTCG GCAAGTCCTGGAAATCTCTGAGCCCTTCCCAGAAGAGACCTTACGTGGAGGAGGCGGAAAGACTGAGGGTGCAGCACATGCAAGATTACCCCAACTACAAATACCGGCCCAGGAGGAAGAAGCAGGTCAAGCGGATCTGCAAGCGGGTGGATCCAGGCTTTCTGCTGGGGAACCTCTCCAGGGATCAGAACTCGGTGCCGGAGAAGGGGGCCTGCGGCAGGACCGTGGGGGAAAAGGAGGGTCAGGGTGAGTACTCGCCTGGCCCGGTATTGCAGAGCATCAGGGGCTACAGGGAGGCCCAGGCCAGCCgcggcagcagcaccagcatggACACCTACCCCTATGGGTTGCCCACCCCGCCTGAGATGTCCCCTTTGGATGTGATCGACCCTGAGCAGAGCTTCTTCTCCTCCCCGTGCCCGGAGGAGCATCACCACCCCGATGTGACTGGGGCCCCTTACTCTCCAGAGtactcccccagccccctccagtgTAACCACCATCCCCTGGGCCCCATGGCCATCCCTCAACCCAGCACCTCCATGATCCCCCcaatccccagctgcccccctcctcctcccacctacTACACACCAGCCttccaccccatccaccccccaacCCTCCATGCCCACCTTGGTCagctctccccgccccctgaacaCCACGGCTTTGACAGCCTGGACCAGCTGAGCCAGGCAGAACTTCTGGGGGAGATGGACCGCAATGAGTTTGACCAGTATCTCAACACTCCCGGCCACTCAGACCACAGCGGGGTGATAATCAATGGACACGTCCAGGTGTCTCAGGTTGCGGGTGGCTCGCCCTCTACAGAGACTAGCCTCATCTCCGTCCTAGCAGATGCCACTGCTACTTACTACAACAACTACAGCGTCTCCTAG